A genomic segment from uncultured Desulfuromonas sp. encodes:
- a CDS encoding DHH family phosphoesterase, with protein sequence MDLQRSLEISERMIDKVRGKRNILIVAHDNPDPDALAAAYALSHLFLIKTGQNSVIASGGVVGRRENRTMVDKLEISVVPMNKIDRGQFDVVCMVDSQPGTGNSTLPDDCRVDIIIDHHPQRVDVADHMIVDIRTDYGACATILYEYLLAHDVYLGTRLATAMFYAIRSETQDLGREWSSPDRKAYQELLSLSNNRILFDISHAKVPRNYFLNFNQALESSRIFHDVLVFNLFEVDHPDMVAEMADFLLRMEGVGVVLGMGCCDQEEVLSLRLDREDLFAGQLIRTVVEGLGSAGGHGMIAGGQIRPMTGNHAVQKELENTLIKRLLKTLNYEPVKGRRLLSVDGSN encoded by the coding sequence ATGGATTTACAACGCTCACTGGAGATCAGTGAACGGATGATTGATAAGGTTCGCGGCAAACGAAATATTCTCATCGTTGCACATGACAATCCTGATCCTGATGCCTTGGCGGCAGCCTATGCTCTCAGTCATCTTTTTTTGATCAAGACCGGCCAGAATTCTGTCATTGCCAGTGGTGGTGTTGTTGGTCGGCGGGAGAACCGCACGATGGTCGATAAGTTGGAGATCAGTGTGGTGCCGATGAATAAGATCGATCGCGGTCAATTTGATGTCGTCTGTATGGTCGACAGCCAGCCGGGAACCGGTAATAGTACCTTACCTGACGATTGTCGCGTCGATATCATTATTGACCACCACCCGCAACGCGTCGATGTGGCGGATCACATGATTGTCGATATCCGTACCGATTATGGGGCCTGTGCGACAATTTTGTACGAATACCTTTTAGCGCACGATGTGTATCTGGGAACACGTCTGGCAACGGCCATGTTTTATGCCATCCGTTCCGAGACTCAGGACCTTGGCCGGGAATGGTCTTCACCGGATCGTAAGGCGTATCAGGAATTACTCAGCCTGAGCAATAACCGCATCCTGTTTGATATCTCTCATGCCAAGGTGCCGCGAAATTATTTTCTCAATTTCAACCAGGCCCTGGAATCATCGCGCATCTTTCATGATGTGCTGGTGTTCAATCTGTTCGAGGTGGATCATCCTGATATGGTTGCCGAAATGGCCGATTTTCTTCTGCGGATGGAAGGTGTTGGTGTCGTTTTGGGGATGGGTTGTTGTGATCAGGAGGAGGTGTTGTCGTTGCGCCTGGATCGTGAAGACCTTTTTGCGGGACAACTTATTCGCACCGTGGTTGAGGGACTCGGTTCCGCCGGTGGCCACGGCATGATTGCCGGGGGGCAGATTCGACCGATGACGGGGAACCATGCCGTTCAGAAAGAGCTTGAAAATACCTTGATCAAGCGTCTCCTTAAAACCTTGAACTATGAGCCGGTGAAAGGACGTCGTCTGTTGTCCGTCGACGGCAGTAATTGA
- a CDS encoding TIGR00725 family protein, producing MSVKGVGAPQRLVAVIGAGKVTDEQYQQALQVGSGLARQGIDIVCGGLGGVMEAASRGCSEGGGVVIGLLPGSDASTANPWVCYPLPTGLGHARNMLVAQSAPVVIAIAGEYGTLSELAIALKTGRTVISLGGWQDIPGVLCADDPEQAVAMAVQVLSAVE from the coding sequence ATGAGTGTGAAGGGCGTTGGTGCTCCGCAGCGACTGGTTGCTGTGATTGGTGCTGGCAAGGTGACAGATGAACAGTATCAGCAGGCGCTTCAGGTCGGTTCAGGCTTGGCCCGACAGGGTATTGACATCGTCTGCGGAGGGCTTGGCGGTGTGATGGAGGCGGCATCTCGCGGCTGCAGCGAAGGCGGTGGCGTGGTGATCGGTCTGTTGCCGGGTAGTGATGCGTCCACTGCGAATCCGTGGGTCTGCTATCCGTTGCCTACTGGCCTTGGCCATGCGCGCAACATGCTGGTTGCCCAGTCGGCTCCGGTAGTTATTGCCATCGCCGGTGAGTATGGTACGTTGTCCGAATTGGCCATTGCCCTGAAAACCGGGCGCACCGTGATTTCTCTGGGCGGCTGGCAAGACATCCCAGGTGTGTTGTGTGCTGATGATCCTGAACAGGCCGTTGCCATGGCTGTACAGGTTTTATCCGCTGTTGAATGA